In one window of Onychomys torridus chromosome 5, mOncTor1.1, whole genome shotgun sequence DNA:
- the LOC118583581 gene encoding prolactin-2A1-like, with protein sequence MQLSLTHPCFWTLLLLLMSNLLLWEDVASVPMCLMRNGRCFAPLGEMLDRAVRLSEHISNQAFEMFTEFDSQYAQSHQLIRKNLKKCHTSSLDLPRIKALETHPITLLKLVESLLNAWKVPMYHLVKEMPSLNDIPATVLAKARDIEEKNTGLLEGVRSILIQIQSRDERNENYPTWSGLAGLKSDSEETRLFAFYNLMRCAGRNAQKVESSLKIVKCKILKQNNC encoded by the exons ATGCAGCTGTCTTTAACTCATCCATGCTTTT GGACGCTGCTTCTACTACTGATGTCCAACCTGCTCCTGTGGGAGGATGTGGCCTCAGTGCCCATGTGTTTAATGAGGAATGGGCGCTGCTTTGCTCCTTTGGGAGAAATGCTTGATCGAGCAGTCCGTTTGTCTGAGCACATAAGTAACCAAGCGTTTGAAATGTTCACTGAATTC GATAGTCAGTATGCCCAGAGCCACCAGCTTATTAGAAAGAACCTTAAAAAATGCCACACATCTTCGCTCGATCTTCCCAGGATTAAAGCTCTGGAGACACAT CCAATCACCCTACTGAAATTAGTGGAAAGCTTGTTGAATGCCTGGAAAGTCCCCATGTATCATCTAGTGAAAGAAATGCCTTCCTTGAACGACATCCCTGCTACTGTCCTCGCCAAAGCCAGAGACATTGAAGAAAAGAACACAGGACTCCTGGAGGGGGTTAGGAGCATTCTCATCCAG ATTCAAAGTAGAGATGAGAGAAATGAGAACTACCCTACGTGGTCTGGACTGGCAGGCTTGAAGTCGGACAGCGAAGAGACTCGCCTGTTTGCATTTTATAACCTGATGCGCTGTGCGGGCAGAAATGCTCAAAAGGTTGAATCTTCTCTCAAGATCGTGAAGtgcaaaatattaaaacaaaacaactgttaA